The DNA window TCAAGCCCCGGCCGCCAGTCGTCACGATCATGGGACACGTCGATCACGGAAAGACCTCGCTGCTCGACTATGTTCGCAAGGCAAATGTCGTGGCGGGTGAGTCCGGTGGAATAACACAGCACATCGGTGCGTATCACGTGACGCTCGCGAACAACAAGCACATCACGTTTCTCGATACGCCGGGTCACGAGGCGTTCACGGCGATGCGCGCACGGGGAGCGCAGGTCACGGACATCGTCGTGCTGGTTGTTGCAGCCGACGATCAGGTGATGCCGCAGACAATCGAGGCTATCTCGCACGCCAAGAACGCAGGCGTTCCGATGATCGTCGCGATCAACAAGATCGACCTGCCCTCAGCGAATGCGGGCAAGGTGAAGCAGGACCTGCTGCAGCACGGTGTCGTTCTCGAGGAGTTCGGCGGAACGACTCTTTCATCCGAGATCTCGGCAAAGAAGGGAACGAACGTCGAGCAGCTGCTCGATCAGATTCTCCTGCAGGCCGAGATTCTCGATCTGAAAGCCAACCCTGACAAGCGCGCGACCGGCGCGGTTGTCGAGGCGCAGCTCGATCCGGGGAAGGGACCGGTTGCGACGGTTCTCGTTCAGGGCGGCACGCTGCATGTTGGCGATGATTTCATCTGCGGCATGTACTCGGGGCGCGTCCGCGCGCTGCTCGATGAGCGCGGCAAAATCGTGAAGGAAGCCGGCCCGGCAATTCCGGTTCAGATTCTTGGTATTGGCGGCGTTCCGATGGCGGGCGATCAGTTTGTCGTCGTAGAAGACGCGATGGAGTCGCGCGAGATTGCACAGCGTCGTCAACGTCTCGACCGCGAGGCCAAGAGCCGCCGCACCTCGAAGAGCATTGTTTCACTCGAGGACTTCATGACCGCCGCAGCCGCCGGCGAAAAACGTACGCTGCGAATCGTCATCAAGGCGGATCAGGGTGGTCCAGCCGAAGCACTGGCGGACGCACTCGGTCAGCTGTCGCACGACGAAGTCTCGGTGGAAGTCATTCAGCGCGGCGTTGGCTCGGTCACAGAAAGCGATATTCTGCTGGCGCGGGCCGCCGGCGCAATAATTGTCGGGTTCCACGTTCGTCCTGACAACAACGCTCGTGCGGCTGCCGAACGCGAAGGCGTGGACATCAAGCTGTACAAGGTCATTTACGAGGCCGTCGAAGAGGTTCGATCGGCACTCGAGGGTATGCTTCGTCCCGAAGAGCGCGAAGTCGTGCTCGGCGAGGCCGAAGTGCGAGAGCTCTTCAAGGTTCCGAAGATGGGCGTCATTGCAGGATGCTCGGTCCGAAACGGTCTCATAAATCGTCAGGGTCGCGCGCGGGTCATTCGCGATTCGGTCGAGATCTATGATGGCGTCATCGGCTCGCTGCGCCGATTCAAGGATGACGTGAAGGAGGTCCGCGAAGGATTCGAGTGCGGTATCGGCATCGAGAACTTCAATGACCTCAAGGTCGGCGACGTCATAGAGTGCTATCGAAAGGAGCAGGTAGCGCGCACTCTGACGTCGACTGCAACTGCGTAACCCGCGTCGGGCGGACCGCGTAGCTGCGGCGATCCGCGAAGAGGTCGCGACATTTCTGGCCGAATCCGTCAAGGATCCGCGGATTGTCGGGTTTGTCACGGTCACCGGCGTCGAGATGACGCCCGACCTGCGGCACGCGCGCGTGTTCGTGAGCGTCATGGGCAGCGACGCCGAGAAGAACGCGACATTCGAGGGGTTGGCCAGCACCGCTACACATCTGCGATCGCACCTCGGACGATCGCTCAGACTGCGAGTCGCTCCCGAGATACAGTTTCGTGAGGATGACAGCATCGCGCGCGCGGCGAGAATCGAGTCGCTGCTGGCGGAGATCCGCGATGCTTCGCCGCCCGCGGCCCAACGCACAACGGACTCGCCGTCGTCCTCGGAGGGCGGCATTGATAGCCGGGACAGGTAACGGAACACAGGCGGCCGCGCCGGTCGAAGGACTGCTCCTCGTTGACAAACCGGCGGGGGTAACGTCTCACGACATGGTTCTCGCTGCCCGCCGCGCTTATGGCGAGCGAAGCATCGGGCACCTTGGCACGCTCGATCCATTCGCCACCGGACTTCTCATAATGCTGATCGGGCGGTCGACGCGGCTCGCGACCTTCATCGACACCGAGCCGAAAGTGTACGAAGCGACGATTCGCTTCGGCACCGAGACAGATACCGACGATGCAACCGGAATCGTGACTCGCTCGGCGCCGTTACCGGATCCGGCGTCGGTTCGCGAGAGCATGTCCCGCTTCACGGGCGATCTGATGCAGGTTCCCCCGGCGTACTCCGCGAAGTCATCCGGTGGAACACGCGCCTATGATGCGGCACGCCAGGGTCAGCCGCTCGACCTGCCGCCCGCGGCAGTCATGGTGCACAGCTGGGAAATACAGGACCAGCGAGATGAGTCGTTGACCGCGATCATCACGTGTGGGGGCGGTACGTACATTCGGGCGCTTGCGCGCGACCTCGGTCGCGCAGCCGGAAGTGCGGCGCACCTGGCGTCACTCCGCAGAACGCGCTGCGGACGGTTCGATGTAGCCGATGCCGCGTCGCTCGAAGATCTTCGCAATTCGCCGCCACCCCTTCTCGCTCTCACTGTCGTGGCCGGCGATGCCTGATCTCGCTCAGCGCTCGCTCGATTCGTCCCTCCCGCCGAACGTCGCGGGAACCATCGTCACGGTCGGCACTTTTGACGGTGTCCATCGAGGCCACATCGACGTCCTCGCACGCCTTGTGGCCCGAGCTGCGGCGACGGGCATGCCGAGCGTTCTCGTGAGCTTCGACCCGCACCCGCTGGAAGTCGTAAATCCAAACGCGGCGCCACCTCTGCTAACGTCCTTCGATGAAAAGCTCGAGGTGATCGCAGAAACAGGAATCAATTACTTCGCCGTGGTCCCGTTCACCCACACGCTTTCGGCGTACTCGGCGGAGGATTTCGTCGAGCACATTCTCCGGCGCCGCTTCCGGATGCGCGAGCTGTTGATCGGGCACGATCACGGCTTTGGTCACCACCGCGCCGGCAACGTGAGCGTCTTACGTGAGCTCGGAGCGAGCTCAGGGTTTCGAGTCGATGTTGTCGATGCCGTTTCGCTGTCGGATGGACAGCACGTATCGTCAACCTCGATCAGGCGTGCGGTTGCTGGCGGAGATCTGGCGCGTGCGGCGGAGGGACTTGGCCGACCTTATTCGGTCGGGGGAACCGTCGTCCGCGGGCAGGGAAGAGGCCGGGAGCTCGGCTTCGCCACTCTCAATGTTGCGCCGCCGTCGCCACGCAAGCTCCTCCCTCCCGAAGGCGTTTACGCCGTCCGGGTACAGACCGCGGACGGACCGTATGGTGGGATGATGAATCTCGGCCCGCGCCCGACGTTCGGAGAGACCGAAACCACACTCGAAGCGCACCTCTTCGGAGCAACGGATGGATTCTATGGTACTACCGTAAGGATCGATTTCATCTCGTTTCTGCGTGACACGCGGAAATTCGCGAGCGCCGACGAGCTTGTACGCCAGCTCGAGCGCGACCGCGAGAACGCGCTTCGTTCGTTGACTCCATTTGCCGCCTCGGGTAACCTTAAAGGTTATTCCCGAACTGGAACTTTCACCCCGTCAGTCGCATGAATCTGAGGTACCGGCTTTTACTGGTCGCGGGGCTAATCGCTGCCTCGTTGTTCGCTCTGTATCCGCGTCAGGTCGTGGAGCGTGTGAGAGGGCCGAACGGCTTTGTTTACGACACCCTCCAGCGCGTGCCCCTCAAGCTTGGCCTCGATCTGCAAGGCGGAATGCACCTCGCGCTGGAGGTCGACGAAACGAAGGGCCGGGTTGCCGACAAGGTCGAGGCACTCGATCGGGCTCTCAAGGTCGTCCGAACCCGAATCGACCAGTTCGGCGTGTCGGAGCCGCTCGTTCAGAAATCGGGGGACGATCGTATCATCGTCGAGCTCCCCGGCATTGACGACCCGCAGCGGGCGCAGGACGTGGTTCAGAAGTCCGCCTTCCTGCAGTTTCAGATTACGGATAAGACTCAGGCATTGGAGAAGGCGTTCGCGCGCATAGACGCCGCGGCGAAATCCACCGCCTCCACGGCTGCAGCGCAGACGCAGTCCGGTACCGCGGCCTCGGCGCGCACGGACAGTGCGGCGGCCGCAGCGGCAGGTCTCCAGTCCCTGTTCACGAAGGACACCACGAAGAAAGCGGACACCACGAAGGCGGACAGCGCGAAGACAGACAGTGCGAAGACCGACACTGCTATCGCCGCCGGCGGCCCGTTCTCCCGTCTCATTCAGCAGGGGCAAATGCCCGGCGAGTATTTCGTCGCGCAAACCGACGTGGACAAGATCGACTACTACCTTTCGCTGCCCGCGGTTCAGGCGGCACTGCCGCCCGGCAAGGTCCTGCGCTGGGGAAGCGACACGACGTCCC is part of the Gemmatimonadaceae bacterium genome and encodes:
- the infB gene encoding translation initiation factor IF-2, producing MSKLRVNDMAGEFGISVDEVVTLLRQMDVPVRTHVSPLTDDQVARIRARWEREKRARATAPPAAPSRRRRGAAPAAEAPPPVVEAPAEPPTRRRRRVVEAPAAPVEAVTDQTVPAEPPLPGSGIVDKAAKAREAAKAAAAPEPAVVEHADVVGDTGGIEAASNGAAAAPPRSAPPPPSQPSAAPSQSQPPQAPGASAAGGGATERQRPRPVVPGAPRPRPVATGTPFTPPRPVASAAPGASTGFPGARRDDRGMRPDDRGGRRGKKGKRGSVDQEAVSSSISRTMSALRGPAAARRPGQRRGDDAIYREELEAERIAAVEREKKTVRVNEFITVSELAGILKVPATQIVGFAFKNLGLMITINQRLDFDQIELIAGEFGFQAVREEEYAAGLEEVETVEAPEDLKPRPPVVTIMGHVDHGKTSLLDYVRKANVVAGESGGITQHIGAYHVTLANNKHITFLDTPGHEAFTAMRARGAQVTDIVVLVVAADDQVMPQTIEAISHAKNAGVPMIVAINKIDLPSANAGKVKQDLLQHGVVLEEFGGTTLSSEISAKKGTNVEQLLDQILLQAEILDLKANPDKRATGAVVEAQLDPGKGPVATVLVQGGTLHVGDDFICGMYSGRVRALLDERGKIVKEAGPAIPVQILGIGGVPMAGDQFVVVEDAMESREIAQRRQRLDREAKSRRTSKSIVSLEDFMTAAAAGEKRTLRIVIKADQGGPAEALADALGQLSHDEVSVEVIQRGVGSVTESDILLARAAGAIIVGFHVRPDNNARAAAEREGVDIKLYKVIYEAVEEVRSALEGMLRPEEREVVLGEAEVRELFKVPKMGVIAGCSVRNGLINRQGRARVIRDSVEIYDGVIGSLRRFKDDVKEVREGFECGIGIENFNDLKVGDVIECYRKEQVARTLTSTATA
- the rbfA gene encoding 30S ribosome-binding factor RbfA, which gives rise to MRNPRRADRVAAAIREEVATFLAESVKDPRIVGFVTVTGVEMTPDLRHARVFVSVMGSDAEKNATFEGLASTATHLRSHLGRSLRLRVAPEIQFREDDSIARAARIESLLAEIRDASPPAAQRTTDSPSSSEGGIDSRDR
- the truB gene encoding tRNA pseudouridine(55) synthase TruB codes for the protein MIAGTGNGTQAAAPVEGLLLVDKPAGVTSHDMVLAARRAYGERSIGHLGTLDPFATGLLIMLIGRSTRLATFIDTEPKVYEATIRFGTETDTDDATGIVTRSAPLPDPASVRESMSRFTGDLMQVPPAYSAKSSGGTRAYDAARQGQPLDLPPAAVMVHSWEIQDQRDESLTAIITCGGGTYIRALARDLGRAAGSAAHLASLRRTRCGRFDVADAASLEDLRNSPPPLLALTVVAGDA
- a CDS encoding bifunctional riboflavin kinase/FAD synthetase produces the protein MPDLAQRSLDSSLPPNVAGTIVTVGTFDGVHRGHIDVLARLVARAAATGMPSVLVSFDPHPLEVVNPNAAPPLLTSFDEKLEVIAETGINYFAVVPFTHTLSAYSAEDFVEHILRRRFRMRELLIGHDHGFGHHRAGNVSVLRELGASSGFRVDVVDAVSLSDGQHVSSTSIRRAVAGGDLARAAEGLGRPYSVGGTVVRGQGRGRELGFATLNVAPPSPRKLLPPEGVYAVRVQTADGPYGGMMNLGPRPTFGETETTLEAHLFGATDGFYGTTVRIDFISFLRDTRKFASADELVRQLERDRENALRSLTPFAASGNLKGYSRTGTFTPSVA